A stretch of the Saprospiraceae bacterium genome encodes the following:
- a CDS encoding TonB-dependent receptor — MKLTQMNLNYKRSNFLLVFLFPMLTSFSISQNLSIISGKIIDKTNGEALIGATIILEGTTKGAVTDIEGNFKLAVEPGTYTVNIRYIGYEPGIIKIETKSDEVIHLDFAMEEAKALSLNEVVVSATLEKSSDVAMNIELRKAALIASGITASEIRKTPDRTVGDILKRVTGASIQEGRFAIIRGMNDRYNAGYLDGALLSSTESDRKAFAFDVVPANLIDNLMIVKAGSAELIGDFGGGVIKINTKSVPDKLVQNISVGAQYHSLTTFNDFKQFKTYASEKLNFLSEKRNIPTFEEGALKLSSTFPSNADKIRLGNISKNFNNDWSSSSINVTPNARLAYSIGFPIQLNDYKKLGVIFALNYSNTRRISGNEINSYDGSGQVSGFTDKSYLRNITTGGIFNLNYIGANTQINFHNLMNINTDNNSIYRTGTANFTDVLTVQNTANVINYNSLYNGIASLKQLIGDSILCVNASLSYSNVHREIPDYRIASYFKLPDFPSYQLTLGDFFNSSTGRFASMLDENLYSGTIELTKKIRTSKIKTEFKTGYYFQTRHRTFEGRSFVYGGTPNETTLNPEIDLGQKNIDATKLFLIEKTSNDLAYYRGKSFVSAFYGSVDQNYFNRFRAIYGLRFEDIDLNVDNQKVNTPIADIKKMSILPSVNLTYSLNEKTNIRASYFSSVNRPEFRELAPFAFYVFDKNAEIRGNNDLKIANLMNFDVRYEFYPQGGQLISIGGFYKSIQNPIELSLDITQAQTTFTFHNEKASRIYGIELELKKKLDFIGRSDLFRDFAVYSNFSIIHSELSFKDGSQAKSNRPLQGQSPYIINARLQYENPNNGWSCNIGLNRVGRRIAYVGVDPKYGNTRQDIYEEPRTVLDFQVGKTFNNINIKLTLGDLLHKDLIYYQDVNNDGKYTSSNLPNSDRLMFIFSNGFSSTLNLSYSF; from the coding sequence ATGAAATTAACGCAAATGAACCTAAACTACAAGAGAAGCAATTTTCTTTTGGTTTTTTTATTCCCGATGTTGACTTCCTTTTCAATATCTCAAAACCTCAGCATTATTTCTGGAAAAATTATTGATAAAACCAATGGTGAAGCATTGATTGGAGCAACAATAATTTTAGAAGGAACTACAAAAGGTGCAGTAACAGATATTGAAGGAAATTTTAAACTGGCAGTTGAACCTGGCACTTATACGGTTAATATCCGATATATTGGTTATGAACCTGGAATCATCAAGATTGAAACCAAATCAGATGAAGTAATTCACCTTGATTTTGCAATGGAAGAGGCAAAAGCGCTTTCATTAAATGAAGTCGTTGTATCGGCTACACTTGAAAAATCAAGTGATGTTGCCATGAACATTGAACTAAGAAAAGCAGCTCTAATAGCCAGTGGAATAACAGCATCCGAAATTCGAAAAACCCCGGACCGTACTGTGGGGGATATACTCAAACGAGTTACCGGTGCTTCTATTCAGGAAGGTCGTTTTGCAATTATCCGTGGCATGAACGACCGATACAATGCCGGTTATCTGGATGGTGCGTTATTATCTTCAACCGAATCTGATCGTAAGGCATTTGCCTTTGACGTGGTTCCCGCCAATTTAATTGACAATTTAATGATCGTCAAGGCTGGTTCTGCTGAGTTAATTGGTGATTTTGGGGGGGGTGTAATTAAGATTAATACCAAATCTGTACCAGATAAACTGGTTCAAAATATATCTGTTGGTGCCCAATACCATTCGCTGACAACATTTAATGACTTTAAGCAATTTAAAACCTATGCATCGGAAAAGTTGAACTTTTTGAGTGAAAAGCGCAATATTCCGACTTTTGAAGAGGGTGCTTTAAAGTTGTCTTCAACTTTTCCAAGCAATGCAGATAAAATTAGACTGGGTAATATTTCCAAGAACTTCAATAATGATTGGTCCAGCAGTTCCATCAATGTAACTCCCAATGCTCGTTTAGCCTATTCTATTGGATTTCCAATTCAATTGAATGATTATAAAAAATTGGGTGTGATTTTTGCTTTAAATTATTCCAATACACGCAGAATATCCGGAAACGAAATCAATTCGTATGATGGTTCTGGACAGGTATCAGGATTTACTGATAAATCCTATCTTAGAAATATCACCACAGGAGGAATTTTTAATTTGAATTATATAGGGGCGAATACGCAAATTAATTTTCATAATTTAATGAACATTAATACAGACAATAATTCAATTTACAGAACGGGTACTGCAAATTTTACCGATGTTTTAACGGTTCAAAATACAGCAAACGTTATAAATTATAATAGCTTATACAATGGCATAGCTTCTTTGAAGCAACTTATAGGAGACAGTATATTATGTGTAAATGCATCTTTAAGCTATTCAAACGTTCACCGTGAAATACCTGATTACAGAATTGCAAGTTATTTCAAATTGCCTGATTTCCCATCATACCAATTGACATTAGGTGATTTCTTTAATTCTAGTACCGGACGATTTGCATCCATGCTGGATGAAAATTTATACAGTGGTACAATTGAACTCACTAAGAAAATCAGAACTTCTAAAATTAAAACTGAATTTAAGACAGGTTATTATTTTCAAACCAGGCATAGGACTTTTGAAGGAAGAAGTTTTGTTTATGGCGGGACTCCCAATGAGACCACTTTAAATCCTGAAATTGATTTGGGCCAGAAGAATATTGACGCAACAAAATTATTCCTTATAGAAAAAACATCAAACGACCTTGCATATTATAGAGGTAAATCTTTTGTAAGTGCATTTTATGGTTCTGTTGATCAGAATTATTTCAATAGATTCAGAGCAATTTATGGTTTGCGTTTTGAAGATATTGATTTGAATGTAGACAATCAAAAAGTAAATACCCCAATAGCAGACATTAAGAAAATGTCCATTTTGCCTTCAGTAAACCTAACTTATTCCTTGAATGAAAAAACGAATATAAGGGCAAGTTATTTCTCTTCAGTAAACAGACCTGAGTTTCGTGAACTAGCACCTTTTGCCTTTTATGTATTTGATAAAAATGCAGAGATCAGAGGGAATAATGATTTGAAGATTGCTAATCTAATGAATTTTGATGTTCGTTATGAATTTTACCCTCAAGGCGGCCAGTTGATTTCAATTGGAGGATTTTATAAATCAATTCAAAATCCTATTGAACTGAGTTTAGATATAACTCAGGCCCAAACAACATTTACCTTTCACAATGAAAAAGCATCCAGAATATATGGTATTGAGTTAGAATTGAAAAAGAAATTGGACTTTATTGGAAGATCTGATTTATTCAGAGACTTTGCGGTTTATTCCAATTTTTCAATAATTCATTCCGAACTCAGTTTTAAGGATGGATCACAAGCTAAGTCTAACAGACCATTGCAAGGTCAATCTCCTTATATTATAAATGCGAGACTTCAGTATGAAAACCCAAATAATGGATGGTCTTGTAATATTGGTCTGAATCGAGTAGGACGTCGGATTGCATATGTGGGCGTCGATCCAAAATATGGTAATACACGACAGGATATTTACGAAGAACCCCGTACAGTGCTGGATTTTCAAGTGGGTAAAACATTTAATAATATCAACATCAAGTTGACTTTAGGGGATTTGTTGCATAAAGATTTAATTTATTATCAGGATGTAAATAATGATGGTAAATACACTTCCTCAAATTTGCCTAATTCTGATCGATTGATGTTCATTTTTAGCAATGGATTTAGCTCGACATTAAACCTTAGTTATTCATTTTAA
- a CDS encoding T9SS type A sorting domain-containing protein, translating to MKLNLLVIITLSIFIVNSNNAQSNFKLSSTDYVGAFSKDLTNDWTTGWTNFDPKNTNYPDPTDTITLNGMLSSLAIPGEKNIDGGTTLTLDASKVYLLKGFVVVRNGGKLVIPAGTIIRAIADLNASPKNYASIIVERGGKIEITGDKNNPVVISSAKAAGSRERGDWGGLLIAGRAFHNLWNAGTDAVQMEGFNNVTFDANLARFGGTDPLDNSGIISYLRLEFGGLAFEINKEINALTLGAVGSGTVINHVQASYSNDDSFEWFGGSVNSSHLIAWKGTDDDFDTDNGYNGISQFGLGVRDSSYYDLTYALPSGSSTSEGFESDNEATGTANLSGPYTSGVFSNYTMVGPVPVGAKYTDMNSVTRAAFRRGARIRRNSSLRIVNSIFMGYRNFLMIDGDSCVRNTNYPTALSLVNPNTPVDVKSKQISFANNLIVNTSSAYTTAGDTTANGLVEVSRGAGCGPKLNALTNWVKSGGDLANNIDPVPFTMGTVLINPLAASTTPDFRPVSNLSPALNGANFNNNPVIAGFNLNPTNFVGAMSANDDWTTGWTNFDPKNTNYPDPTDTITLNGMLSSLAIPGEKNIDGGTTLTLDASKVYLLKGFVVVRNGGKLVIPAGTIIRAIADLNASPKNYASIIVERGGKIEITGDKNNPVVISSAKAAGSRERGDWGGLLIAGRAFHNLWNAGTDAVQMEGFNNVTFDANLARFGGTDPLDNSGIISYLRLEFGGLAFEINKEINALTLGAVGSGTVINHVQASYSNDDSFEWFGGSVNSSHLIAWKGTDDDFDTDNGYNGISQFGLGVRDSSYYDLTYALPSGSSTSEGFESDNEATGTANLSGPYTSGVFSNYTMVGPVPVGAKYTDMNSVTRAAFRRGARIRRNSSLRIVNSIFMGYRNFLMIDGDSCVRNTNYPSALSLVNPNTPVDVRSKQISFANNLIVNTSSAYTTAGDTTANGLVEVSRGAGCGPKLNALTNWVKSGGDLANNIDPVPFTMGTVLINPLASSTTPDFRPVSMISPACEGANFNNNPVLNNLVSTHEEIEKAKYQAVYPNPVENGILNFGHEVLSFGIFDLSGKLILHGFDSDHAKVNGLPQGIYLIKLEGRIQKFIVQ from the coding sequence ATGAAATTAAATTTACTTGTAATTATTACTTTGTCGATATTTATTGTAAATAGCAATAATGCTCAAAGTAATTTTAAACTCAGCTCCACAGATTATGTGGGTGCGTTCTCAAAGGACCTAACAAATGATTGGACAACAGGCTGGACCAACTTTGATCCAAAAAATACAAATTATCCTGATCCAACAGACACCATCACATTGAATGGAATGTTGTCAAGTTTGGCAATACCGGGAGAAAAGAATATTGACGGAGGCACGACACTTACTTTGGATGCATCAAAAGTGTATTTACTTAAAGGATTTGTAGTAGTAAGAAATGGTGGTAAATTGGTTATACCTGCCGGCACAATAATCCGTGCGATAGCAGATTTGAATGCATCACCAAAGAATTATGCATCAATCATCGTAGAGCGTGGAGGCAAAATAGAAATAACAGGAGATAAAAATAATCCTGTTGTAATCAGTTCAGCAAAAGCGGCAGGTAGCCGGGAACGAGGAGATTGGGGAGGCCTGTTGATCGCAGGAAGAGCCTTCCATAATTTATGGAATGCAGGCACAGATGCCGTTCAAATGGAAGGATTTAACAATGTAACATTTGATGCAAATTTGGCTCGATTTGGAGGAACAGATCCACTTGACAATTCAGGTATCATAAGTTATCTGAGATTGGAATTTGGAGGATTGGCATTTGAAATCAATAAAGAGATCAATGCATTAACCTTGGGAGCAGTTGGATCAGGAACAGTAATCAACCACGTACAGGCATCCTATTCAAATGATGATTCATTTGAATGGTTTGGCGGTTCGGTAAACTCAAGCCATTTGATAGCATGGAAAGGAACAGATGACGATTTTGATACCGATAATGGATATAATGGGATCAGTCAATTTGGACTTGGAGTACGGGATTCATCGTATTATGATTTGACATACGCGCTGCCATCAGGATCATCAACATCAGAAGGATTTGAAAGTGATAATGAAGCAACGGGAACAGCAAATTTATCTGGTCCGTATACAAGTGGAGTATTTTCGAATTATACGATGGTAGGCCCGGTTCCGGTAGGCGCAAAGTATACAGACATGAATTCAGTGACCCGGGCAGCATTTCGTCGCGGAGCCCGGATCAGAAGAAATTCAAGTTTAAGAATCGTCAACAGCATCTTCATGGGTTATAGAAATTTCTTAATGATTGATGGAGATAGTTGTGTTCGGAATACAAATTATCCAACCGCCCTGTCATTGGTGAATCCGAATACACCAGTTGATGTAAAAAGTAAACAGATCTCATTTGCAAATAATTTAATTGTAAATACCTCATCAGCATATACAACAGCCGGAGATACAACAGCAAATGGATTGGTAGAGGTATCAAGAGGGGCAGGTTGTGGACCTAAATTAAATGCCTTGACAAATTGGGTAAAGAGTGGAGGAGACTTAGCAAATAATATAGATCCAGTGCCATTTACGATGGGTACTGTATTGATAAATCCATTAGCTGCTTCAACAACTCCGGACTTTCGTCCAGTGTCAAATTTATCACCGGCATTAAATGGTGCTAATTTTAATAACAATCCGGTAATTGCTGGTTTCAATTTAAATCCGACAAATTTTGTTGGGGCTATGTCAGCAAACGATGATTGGACAACAGGTTGGACCAACTTTGATCCAAAAAATACAAATTATCCTGATCCAACAGACACCATCACATTGAATGGAATGTTGTCAAGTTTGGCAATACCGGGAGAAAAAAATATTGACGGAGGTACGACACTTACTTTGGATGCATCAAAAGTGTATTTACTTAAAGGATTTGTAGTAGTAAGAAATGGTGGTAAATTGGTTATACCTGCCGGCACAATAATCCGTGCGATAGCAGATTTGAATGCATCACCAAAGAATTATGCATCAATCATCGTAGAGCGTGGAGGCAAAATAGAAATAACAGGAGATAAAAATAATCCCGTTGTAATCAGTTCAGCAAAAGCAGCAGGTAGCCGGGAACGAGGAGATTGGGGAGGCCTGTTGATCGCAGGAAGAGCCTTCCATAATTTATGGAATGCAGGCACAGATGCCGTTCAAATGGAAGGATTTAACAATGTAACATTTGATGCAAATTTGGCTCGATTTGGAGGAACAGATCCACTTGACAATTCAGGTATCATAAGTTATCTGAGATTGGAATTTGGAGGATTGGCATTTGAAATCAATAAAGAGATCAATGCATTAACCTTGGGAGCAGTTGGATCAGGAACAGTAATCAACCACGTACAGGCATCCTATTCAAATGATGATTCATTTGAATGGTTTGGTGGTTCGGTAAACTCAAGCCATTTGATAGCATGGAAAGGAACAGATGACGATTTTGATACCGATAATGGATATAATGGGATCAGTCAATTTGGACTTGGAGTACGGGATTCATCGTATTATGATTTGACATACGCGCTGCCATCAGGATCATCAACATCAGAAGGATTTGAAAGTGATAATGAAGCAACGGGAACAGCAAATTTATCTGGTCCGTATACAAGTGGAGTATTTTCGAATTATACGATGGTAGGCCCGGTTCCGGTAGGCGCAAAGTATACAGACATGAATTCAGTGACCCGGGCAGCATTTCGTCGCGGAGCCCGGATCAGAAGAAATTCAAGTTTAAGGATCGTCAACAGCATCTTCATGGGTTACAGAAATTTCTTAATGATTGATGGAGATAGTTGTGTTCGGAATACAAATTATCCATCCGCCCTGTCATTGGTGAATCCGAATACACCAGTTGATGTGAGAAGTAAACAGATCTCATTTGCAAATAATTTAATTGTAAATACCTCATCAGCATATACAACAGCCGGAGATACAACAGCAAATGGATTGGTAGAGGTATCAAGAGGGGCAGGTTGTGGACCTAAATTAAATGCCTTGACAAATTGGGTAAAGAGTGGAGGAGACTTAGCAAATAATATAGATCCAGTGCCATTTACAATGGGTACTGTATTGATAAATCCATTGGCTTCTTCAACAACTCCGGATTTTCGTCCAGTATCAATGATTTCACCAGCATGTGAAGGTGCTAATTTTAATAACAATCCGGTATTGAATAATCTTGTTAGTACACATGAAGAAATTGAAAAAGCAAAATATCAGGCAGTATATCCAAACCCAGTAGAAAATGGCATTCTGAATTTTGGACATGAAGTACTTTCATTTGGTATATTTGATCTTTCAGGAAAGTTAATACTACATGGATTTGATTCAGACCATGCTAAGGTGAATGGATTACCTCAAGGAATATACTTGATCAAATTGGAAGGTAGAATTCAAAAATTTATTGTACAATAA